A stretch of DNA from Ammospiza nelsoni isolate bAmmNel1 chromosome 10, bAmmNel1.pri, whole genome shotgun sequence:
ATTTACACCAGGCTGTTTGCACTGGCCATTTACATCCTCTCTGGGTTTGGTATTGGTTAACTGGTACACAAGCCAGACTTTAAACAGAGGTTGCTGTTTTACAAGATGATACCCTGCCACATGTATGGGAGCAGTGTCATGTGGAAGGGGCTAACAGTGGGCTtgttagctaaaggagcgagaagaagctgagaagtaagaagaagctgataaagAGCTTTCTCTAAGGCTGTAACCAAAGAAATTGAGAGAAGAAAGGTAAGAGTACTTTGTAGCTAGacaaagcatttttagaaagttaggtgAAGTCACTATAACTTTTCACTAATAGCACAGTATTGACTTATTGTAGCTAATAGTTAAGGTAGAAGAAAagtaaacaattaaaaaatgtataaaagaTCAGCCATGTTCACTAATAAAGTGTTGCCAACTGAGACTACTTGTAGTCTCTCCTTTGTGTCGTGACCGCCTCGACTGCGACAGTGTCAGGGTTGTTGCCTGCCACGGAACAGAAGCACCCCTTGAGGGCAGGGGCATCTGGCAAAGAGGGGGTGGCCCAACTTCCGTGGTGGAAGGACCAGATTTTTCATCCAGCGGTGGTTTTGGCAACCTCGAGAGAAGAGCCTGGAGCAGGCGGCGGGTGTGCCCCGAGGGGCTGGATCCGGGGTAAAGCCGGCAGTGAGCCCGGCAGGGAACACCCAAGCGCCCTGTGCTCCCTTTTTATAGCGGCTAGAGGGGACTTTGAGCCCGGCCACGGCAGCAGCGGGACAGGTGCTGAGGTGAGCGGGGCTCGGGGGATGCGAGCGGGCGTTCCCAGCAGGACGCggcccctgcaggctctgccgGGCGGCCGCAGGTGCCGCagggcccgggcccggccgggcagCGCGGGCAGCCCCGGGGAGCCGCGTCCCGGCAGCGGAGCgggcccgggccggccccggcgGAGCCCCGAGCGGAGCGCGGCCGGGAGGGGAGCGCGGGCacggcgggcgggcgggcgggggcagCCGGGCACGGCGGCAGCAGCCGGacgcccgcccggcccggcccggccccgggcggaTGCGCTGCCTGCGAGCGGCGCCCTTCGCTGCCTCGCCCTGCGCcggcgggcggcagcggccCCGAGCCGgctccggcccggccccgctccggcaGCCGCTGCCCTCGGCGCCCGCCGCTGACACCCTCCGTGCCTGCGCTCCCGccagctgcccctgcacagccctcGCCTGCCCGCTGCGCTCTGCCCTGCGCTCAGCCAGCCCGGCTGCGCCTGCACCGCCCCACTGCGCCAGCCCGGCATGGGACAGGACAATTGCAAACCCCAGCCTGGAGACCTGATCGAAATATTCCGACCATTTTACCAGCACTGGGCCCTCTACGTGGGGGATGGATATGTCATCCATGTGACAGGTAAGGCTTGTGCCACCTGGCAAGGTGCGGAGTGAGTGTTGGGATGCCCCAGGAGCCCTGTCTCCCTCCCTGGGCCCCTGTATGTGTAGCTGTTCTTTCCAGGAGCAGTCAGAAACCCATGTGAGGTCCTGGAGGGGCCAGAGAGGGCCTGCCTGACTGCCTTATCTTCTCCTTGGCTTCTGCAGATGAAGCCTCATCCATTTTGCTTAGCAGCTCTTCAATACGTGCCACAAGAGCCAAGGTGAAGAAGGAGGTCCTGAAGGATGTGGTGGGAAATCATAGATGGCGTGTCAACAACAAATATGACCGCTCCTGCACTCCTTTCCCTGTGGAGGAGATAATCCGGCGTGCCGAGCTATGCATTGACAGGGAGGTGCCATACAATGTGCTTAACAGCAATTGTGAGCACTTTGTGACAATGCTTCGCTACGGAGAAGGAGTCTCAGACCAGGTGAGTGTCACGGAGTGAGCCCTGGGtgcctcccagagcagctcctggctgctggctgtgagccgggcactgggacacagcctgcagcctgcagggcacagcctgagTGTCTCTGAGGCAGTGCCCTctccctgagtgccacctcctgGGGGGACAAACCTGGCTGCTGCCCCTTCTGATAATGGGGCACATGGCTTTCAGTGATTTGTTTTCCCCTGAATATCCCTACCTTTTCTACATTATCATCTTAGAGCATTGTAAATATTAATGCCCCTCATGTTTCCagcctgttttgttttctcttttatagGTCAGTAAAGCAGCTACTGgtagtgctgcagcagcagtaggaAGTATCGTtcttgctggagctgctcttgtTGGGATGGCATTGTCTGAGAGCACATCCAGGAGATAGTACCACTGGTGGACTCTCAGGCAGAGCTCAGACCCGGTCAGTCAGAGTCCCTGGCCACAGCAGTCACTGGCCAGCTTTTACAACACCTCCCATTAAGGCTTCCTTGCAATCCTGCCACCCTTGCTGCAAACAGTAAGCAATCCTTAATAAAATGTCTGCAATACAAAATTGTATTGCCCTAAAATCCTCTTTTATCTGAATATTGTTTTGTGTGCAAGTTCAGCAGTCCAACCTTGCTTCTCCCTGATATCCCATTGAGAAACAAAGTCAGTGATTTACAGGCATGCTCTAATTTTGGTATGATGGAGTTTTACTCACTTTTTCCCTGGCTACAAAGTGTACACTTCCCAGGCTCTTCTGACTTTCTTTGGGAGCAGCAGACTGCCCAGTGTGGGGAGGTTTGACAGGAAAACCAGTGGGGTCTCTCTCAGCTGTTTATTCCACTGTGCCATTGAAGTTTTCTCCCATCATCCTGTAAGTGCAGTGGTTGCTGGCATTGGACCTGAATAAGCATGCCAGGGGATTTTTTATcgtcccttccaacccaacccattctagGATTCTGCTCTTTCAGTTTCCAAAAAAACACTGAGGCTTAAAGAATTGCAAGGGCAGCAAGGGGACTTtgcctgccagagctggggcaaGGTCAGTTCAGTGACCAAATGTTGATTCCAATGCATTCACAGTCCCAGCACCAGATCAATCTTcccccagccagcaggaaggcAAAGCCAgggtccctgcagtgctggggctgagggatgTGCAGAATGAGCTGTGCAGCACCTGTGCTTCATCTCCCAATGCACTGAGCCACACCATTGCCTTGTCACAAAGTTGATGTGTGCCTGGTCTTGGGAGAAAACTCTTCAGGCTGAGTGTGCTTGATTGTCCTTTACCTGGAGCATCTGCCTGGAGTGTTTGGAAGCAGGTGAGCTGCATCCCACCTGTGAGACACAgagtctgtgctgcttttgttaCAGGCAACTGcctggcctgcagggacaggtgagagcagaagagctgtgtgtgagaggCTGGTTGGTTTTGTCTGCTCTGAACAGGTTGTCCGGGTTtaatcccagccagcagcaaagcACCGGGTGCCCCTTGCTCActcactgccctggcagccccatcAGGGAGGGAATCAGAAGagatgaagggaaaaaattgtGGCTTGAGAAAAAGATGGTTTAGTAGGTTAACCCAAAGCTCTCCATTAGAGGACTGcaaaggaattaattaattcactgcttttCCAAACAACAGTTTTACCATGCTCAAAATAACCAAGtcaagcattattttttttttctgcccttcAGTATGATTTCTGAGTAAAGACATTGGCTTTAATTCAGGAGAACACATCATAATGAAACTAAAAAtgaagtttgttttttaattcctgGAAATGGCATTTCATGGGCAAACTATTTAGATTATACAGTAACCTGGGAAAGCTTTCTGCTCTCAGAGCATTCTCTCTGCCCACCCTGACAAGGGAGAGCTGTGTGAGGGCAGCATATGGACCTCTTACATCTCTGCTTCATCCTGGAATACAAAAGAACTGGCATTATTTTATCTGGGGAATTGTATTGTTCTTCTTGAAAGCTGCAGCATTTCACAGAATGAAGAAGTTTGCAGATGTACCATGCTTGTCTTTGCAGTCAGGACGATGCTGCATATTATGGGATTAAGGGCTGCCTTTCCTTGGAGCCTGGTGAATGCATTGACAGGATTTGGTGAAACACTACCTGAAGGATTTGGTGAGAgtgtgaggaggagcagcaaaaTCCAGCA
This window harbors:
- the LOC132077816 gene encoding phospholipase A and acyltransferase 1-like, with the protein product MGQDNCKPQPGDLIEIFRPFYQHWALYVGDGYVIHVTDEASSILLSSSSIRATRAKVKKEVLKDVVGNHRWRVNNKYDRSCTPFPVEEIIRRAELCIDREVPYNVLNSNCEHFVTMLRYGEGVSDQVSKAATGSAAAAVGSIVLAGAALVGMALSESTSRR